In Magnetospirillum sp. XM-1, a single window of DNA contains:
- the recO gene encoding DNA repair protein RecO: MEWDDDSIVLAVRRHGETGAVASLLTRAHGRHAGLVHGGQGKANRPILQPGNAVRAKWNARLPEQLGNFKLELLHAYAAAFLDDAARLAALGSACALVEAALPERQPHPACHAALAALLHALEAESWPSVYVHFELALLRDLGFGLDLTACAATGQTDDLAWVSPKTGRAVSRAAGEPYRDKLFALPAFLIDGGEGDSTAIRQGLEMTGFFLQRHVLAPRHAELPAARGRMISKLE, from the coding sequence ATGGAATGGGATGACGATTCCATCGTCCTGGCGGTGCGCCGCCATGGCGAGACGGGCGCCGTCGCCTCCCTGCTGACCCGCGCCCACGGCCGCCATGCCGGGCTGGTCCATGGCGGACAGGGCAAGGCCAACCGCCCCATCCTCCAGCCCGGCAACGCGGTGCGGGCCAAATGGAATGCCCGCCTGCCCGAGCAATTGGGCAATTTCAAACTTGAATTGCTGCACGCTTATGCCGCCGCCTTCCTTGACGACGCGGCCCGTCTCGCCGCCCTCGGCTCGGCCTGCGCCCTGGTGGAGGCGGCCTTGCCCGAGCGCCAGCCCCATCCCGCCTGCCACGCCGCCCTGGCGGCGCTGCTGCATGCCCTGGAAGCCGAATCCTGGCCCAGCGTCTATGTCCATTTCGAGCTGGCGCTGCTGCGCGACCTGGGCTTCGGCCTCGACCTCACCGCCTGCGCCGCCACGGGCCAGACCGACGATCTGGCCTGGGTCAGCCCTAAGACCGGGCGCGCCGTGTCGCGGGCGGCGGGCGAGCCCTATCGCGACAAGCTGTTCGCTCTGCCCGCCTTTCTGATCGACGGCGGGGAAGGGGATTCCACCGCCATCCGCCAAGGGCTGGAGATGACCGGCTTCTTCCTGCAGCGCCACGTCCTGGCGCCGCGCCACGCCGAATTGCCGGCGGCGCGAGGGAGGATGATCAGCAAGCTGGAATAG
- a CDS encoding AMP-binding protein, translating to MSLSNGAPGGVPSAHVDRFARELLPPPDLWPVFDYSAAHLSHYPDRINAAAALIDTAVAAGFGPKPVFHYAEGTWSYAHLKDRAERIARVLTEDFGLVPGNRVLLRSANTPMLVACWLAVLKAGGICVTTMPLLRAKELSFIVEKARINIALCELDLAEEMELTRAKVPELRHVSYFTPLGEGKVSDADLDRRAGAKPAGFANVDTAADDVALITFTSGTTGNPKGAMHFHRDILASCDCWPRRHSVDADEIVIGSPSIAFTYGKAAFMMYPLRYRATAVLVPKPLPELILEGIQRHRATSLYAVPTAFHAMLGMVDKYDISSLRKASSAGEHLRQKLYDDWLDRTGVKLVNGIGMTEMLTHFICQSADVAKPGATGFPADGYSACILDDDFNPLPAGSKGRLAVRGPTGCRYLDDQARQAAFVRNGWNVTGDIMEQDEDGWFWYVDRSDDMIVSSGYNISAQEVERAILEHPKVSECAVVGVPDETRGTIVRACIVLDNPSQASEMLAEEIQNFVKASIAPYKYPRDVKFVEFLPKTQTGKIQRFRLRDL from the coding sequence ATGAGCTTGTCCAATGGTGCTCCCGGGGGCGTGCCCAGTGCCCATGTGGACCGCTTTGCCCGCGAGTTGCTGCCGCCCCCTGACCTGTGGCCGGTGTTCGACTACTCTGCGGCGCATCTGTCGCATTATCCCGATCGCATCAACGCGGCGGCCGCGCTGATCGACACCGCCGTAGCCGCCGGGTTCGGCCCTAAGCCGGTGTTCCATTACGCCGAGGGCACGTGGAGCTACGCCCACCTCAAGGACCGGGCCGAGCGCATCGCCCGCGTGTTGACCGAGGATTTCGGGCTGGTGCCGGGCAATAGGGTGCTGCTGCGTTCGGCCAACACGCCCATGCTGGTGGCCTGCTGGCTGGCGGTGCTGAAGGCGGGGGGCATCTGCGTCACCACCATGCCGCTGCTGCGCGCCAAGGAGCTGAGTTTCATCGTCGAAAAGGCCCGCATCAACATCGCGCTGTGTGAGCTGGATTTGGCCGAGGAGATGGAGCTGACGAGGGCCAAGGTGCCTGAGCTTCGCCACGTCTCCTATTTCACGCCGCTGGGGGAGGGGAAGGTTTCCGACGCCGATCTCGACCGCCGGGCGGGGGCAAAGCCCGCCGGTTTCGCCAACGTGGACACGGCGGCCGACGACGTGGCGCTGATCACCTTCACCTCGGGAACCACCGGCAATCCCAAGGGCGCCATGCACTTCCACCGCGACATCCTGGCGTCGTGCGATTGCTGGCCGCGCCGTCACTCCGTGGACGCGGACGAGATCGTCATCGGCTCGCCCTCCATCGCCTTCACCTACGGCAAGGCGGCGTTCATGATGTACCCGCTGCGCTATCGCGCCACCGCCGTGCTGGTGCCCAAGCCCTTGCCCGAGCTGATCCTCGAAGGCATCCAGCGCCATCGCGCCACCAGTCTCTACGCCGTGCCCACCGCCTTCCACGCCATGCTGGGGATGGTGGACAAGTACGACATCTCGTCGCTGAGAAAGGCCTCCTCGGCGGGCGAGCACCTGCGCCAGAAGCTGTACGACGACTGGCTGGACCGCACCGGGGTCAAGCTGGTCAACGGCATTGGCATGACCGAGATGCTGACCCATTTCATCTGTCAGTCGGCGGATGTGGCCAAGCCGGGCGCCACCGGCTTTCCCGCCGACGGCTACAGCGCCTGCATCCTGGACGACGACTTCAATCCGCTGCCGGCGGGCTCCAAGGGCCGCCTGGCGGTGCGCGGCCCCACCGGCTGCCGCTATCTCGACGACCAGGCGCGCCAGGCGGCCTTCGTGCGGAACGGCTGGAACGTCACCGGCGACATCATGGAGCAGGACGAGGACGGCTGGTTCTGGTACGTGGACCGCTCGGACGACATGATCGTGTCGTCGGGTTACAACATCTCGGCCCAGGAGGTGGAGCGCGCCATTCTCGAACATCCCAAGGTGTCGGAATGCGCCGTGGTCGGTGTGCCCGACGAGACGCGCGGCACCATCGTCAGGGCCTGCATCGTGCTGGACAACCCCTCCCAGGCCAGCGAGATGCTGGCCGAGGAGATCCAGAACTTCGTCAAGGCCTCCATCGCGCCCTACAAGTATCCCCGCGACGTCAAGTTCGTGGAGTTCCTGCCCAAGACCCAGACCGGCAAGATCCAACGCTTCCGCCTTAGGGATTTGTAG
- a CDS encoding LysE family translocator: MIDSIQILGFLAAAMLVTLSPGPDNLMILSLGLSRGRRSGMAFGLGCALGCLSHTALAALGISAAIAASPMLFTGLKLAGGAYLVWLGIGALRSSGAMRIDGKVGGDESLGLLFRRGLLANAINPKVILFFLAFLPQFVDADKGGAGWQTAQLGVLFTFQACVLFGLIGWFAGSLGGWLGRHGSAGLWLDRLAGGVFVALGAKLILDR; the protein is encoded by the coding sequence ATGATCGATTCCATCCAGATACTGGGCTTCCTGGCGGCGGCCATGCTGGTCACGCTGTCGCCGGGGCCCGACAATCTGATGATCCTGTCGCTCGGCCTGTCGCGGGGCCGGCGCTCCGGCATGGCCTTCGGCCTGGGCTGCGCGCTGGGCTGTCTCAGCCACACCGCCCTGGCGGCGTTGGGCATCAGCGCCGCCATCGCCGCCTCGCCCATGCTGTTCACCGGACTGAAGCTGGCGGGCGGGGCCTATCTGGTGTGGCTGGGCATCGGGGCGCTGCGCTCCTCTGGCGCCATGCGCATCGACGGCAAGGTGGGGGGCGACGAATCCCTGGGCCTGCTGTTTCGGCGCGGTCTGCTGGCCAACGCCATCAATCCCAAGGTGATCCTGTTTTTCCTGGCCTTCCTGCCCCAGTTCGTCGATGCCGACAAGGGGGGCGCGGGATGGCAGACGGCGCAGCTGGGCGTGCTGTTCACATTCCAGGCCTGCGTGCTGTTCGGCCTGATCGGCTGGTTCGCCGGCTCGCTGGGCGGCTGGCTGGGCCGCCACGGCAGCGCCGGGCTGTGGCTCGACCGGCTGGCCGGCGGCGTGTTCGTGGCCCTGGGGGCCAAGCTGATCCTCGACCGATGA
- a CDS encoding GIY-YIG nuclease family protein → MKDWFVYVLLNGADIAYTGIALDVDDRLARHNAGEGAKFTRGRGPWRLIHVEGPLPHGDALRREAEIKRDQAFKRALKSAGA, encoded by the coding sequence ATGAAGGACTGGTTCGTCTACGTCCTGCTGAACGGGGCCGATATCGCCTATACCGGCATCGCGCTGGACGTGGACGACCGTCTGGCCCGCCACAACGCCGGCGAGGGGGCCAAGTTCACCCGGGGGCGCGGCCCCTGGCGGCTGATCCATGTGGAAGGTCCGCTGCCCCATGGCGACGCGCTCCGGCGCGAGGCGGAGATCAAGCGCGACCAGGCCTTCAAGCGGGCACTGAAATCCGCCGGGGCCTGA